Proteins found in one Halobaculum sp. MBLA0147 genomic segment:
- a CDS encoding nicotinamide-nucleotide adenylyltransferase yields MRGFYIGRFQPYHDGHHQMVAEIADEVDELVLGIGSAGESHTQRNPFTAGERIMMVTKAVAEFDVTSYAVPIEDLDRNAVWVSHVRSMCPQFEVAYSNNPLVVRLFREAGVEVRTTPMFDRDVLEGTELRSRMVAGDDWREHVPDPVVDVIEEVDGPARMRQVADTDANGH; encoded by the coding sequence ATGCGGGGGTTCTACATCGGCCGCTTCCAGCCGTACCACGACGGACACCACCAGATGGTCGCGGAGATCGCGGACGAGGTCGACGAGTTGGTGTTGGGAATCGGCTCGGCGGGGGAGTCGCACACGCAGCGGAACCCCTTCACCGCGGGCGAGCGGATCATGATGGTGACGAAGGCAGTCGCGGAGTTCGACGTGACGAGTTACGCCGTCCCGATCGAAGACCTGGACCGCAACGCCGTCTGGGTGAGTCACGTCCGGTCGATGTGTCCCCAGTTCGAGGTGGCGTACTCCAACAACCCGTTGGTGGTGCGTCTGTTCCGCGAGGCGGGCGTGGAGGTCCGGACGACCCCGATGTTCGACCGCGACGTGTTGGAGGGGACGGAACTCCGCTCGCGGATGGTGGCCGGCGACGACTGGCGGGAACACGTCCCCGATCCCGTGGTCGACGTGATCGAGGAGGTGGACGGCCCCGCACGGATGCGGCAGGTCGCCGACACGGACGCGAACGGGCACTAG
- a CDS encoding cytochrome P450: MSTGDQRPPVVGTLAEYSEAPFERRWEWSDGEDVVTMTGPEENHHLVVHPDYVRRVLLEDDDQYVKYGAYDSVFGNGLVNVYGEEWRAQRGAMQPAFTPDRVISYCETIQDVVRPAVEARSDGEVVDVRELMTDLTMEVMLETLFGGTTDEEGAIGRAAERINEWFMESATAGSVPESVESNFDQGLAEMTELIEGMIEDRDGDADSEDLLSMLVAMGPDHEASYTDERIRDEMITLLFAAHETTALTLAYTLYLLADAPDVVDRLQTELDDVLDGAFPGPEHVRELSYTEQVIDEAMRIYSPAHSLFREATADVEIGPYEIPEGDVVYLPQCVIHRDDRWWDDPETFRPERFAGDDDRHPFAYFPFGAGPRRCIGERFARAEAKLVVAAFADAFTFDRVTEEFEMLASLTAVPDRPLELRFRDRA, encoded by the coding sequence ATGTCGACGGGAGACCAACGACCGCCGGTCGTGGGGACGCTCGCCGAGTACAGCGAGGCCCCCTTCGAGCGGCGCTGGGAGTGGAGCGACGGTGAAGACGTGGTCACGATGACGGGGCCCGAGGAGAACCACCACCTCGTCGTCCACCCGGACTACGTCCGGCGCGTGCTGTTGGAGGACGACGACCAGTACGTGAAGTACGGCGCGTACGACTCCGTGTTCGGGAACGGACTGGTGAACGTCTACGGGGAGGAGTGGCGTGCCCAACGAGGCGCGATGCAGCCCGCGTTCACGCCCGACCGCGTGATCTCGTACTGCGAGACGATCCAGGACGTGGTCCGACCGGCAGTCGAAGCCCGGTCCGACGGGGAGGTCGTCGACGTGCGCGAGTTGATGACCGACCTGACGATGGAGGTGATGTTGGAGACGCTGTTCGGCGGGACGACCGACGAGGAGGGTGCGATCGGACGCGCGGCAGAACGGATCAACGAGTGGTTCATGGAGTCCGCCACCGCCGGCTCCGTCCCGGAGTCCGTCGAGTCGAACTTCGACCAGGGACTCGCGGAGATGACGGAGTTGATCGAGGGGATGATCGAAGACCGCGACGGTGACGCCGACAGCGAGGACCTCCTCTCGATGCTGGTCGCGATGGGACCCGACCACGAGGCGTCGTACACGGACGAGCGCATCCGCGACGAGATGATCACGCTGCTGTTCGCGGCCCACGAGACGACCGCGCTCACGCTGGCGTACACGCTCTACCTGCTGGCGGACGCACCCGACGTGGTCGACCGCCTCCAGACGGAACTGGACGACGTGTTGGACGGCGCGTTCCCCGGCCCCGAGCACGTCCGGGAACTGTCGTACACCGAGCAGGTGATCGACGAGGCGATGCGAATCTACTCGCCGGCCCACTCGCTGTTCCGGGAGGCGACGGCGGACGTGGAGATCGGCCCCTACGAGATCCCCGAGGGTGACGTGGTGTACCTCCCACAGTGTGTGATCCACAGAGACGACCGCTGGTGGGACGATCCCGAGACGTTCCGGCCCGAGCGGTTCGCGGGCGACGACGACAGACACCCGTTCGCGTACTTCCCGTTCGGAGCCGGCCCCCGCCGCTGTATCGGCGAGCGGTTCGCACGGGCAGAGGCGAAACTCGTCGTCGCGGCGTTCGCCGACGCCTTCACGTTCGACCGCGTCACCGAGGAGTTCGAGATGCTCGCCAGCCTGACGGCGGTCCCGGACCGACCGCTCGAACTCCGGTTCCGAGACCGAGCCTGA
- a CDS encoding ThiF family adenylyltransferase, whose translation MSDLALDATQLDRYSRHVIMDEVGPAGQAALLDAAVLVVGAGGLGSPVIQYLAAAGVGRLGIADDDVVERSNLQRQVVHADADVGRSKTASAAAFVRDLNPDVTVVEHETRVDTDTVEDLLADYDLVVDASDNFRTRYVLNDAARLRSLPVVHGAIYRFEGQVTTLHPAGPCYRCLFPSAPEPGEVPNCAETGVLGVLPGVVGSLQATEAVKLLVDHGDPLVGRLLFYDAADLTTETVAYEHNPDCPVCGDDPVASLDEFAYDDRCRLVAE comes from the coding sequence GTGAGCGACCTCGCACTCGACGCGACGCAACTCGACCGCTACAGCCGCCACGTCATCATGGACGAGGTCGGGCCGGCGGGGCAGGCGGCGTTGCTGGACGCCGCGGTGCTCGTCGTCGGCGCCGGCGGCCTGGGCTCGCCGGTGATCCAGTACCTCGCGGCCGCGGGCGTCGGCAGGCTCGGGATCGCGGACGACGACGTCGTCGAACGGTCGAACCTCCAGCGACAGGTGGTCCACGCCGACGCCGACGTGGGCCGCTCGAAGACGGCCTCGGCGGCCGCGTTCGTCCGCGATCTCAACCCCGACGTGACCGTCGTGGAACACGAGACGCGGGTCGACACCGACACCGTCGAGGACCTGCTGGCCGACTACGACCTGGTGGTCGACGCCAGCGACAACTTCCGGACGCGGTACGTCCTCAACGACGCCGCGCGGCTCCGGTCGCTCCCGGTCGTCCACGGCGCGATCTACCGCTTCGAGGGACAGGTGACGACGCTCCACCCGGCGGGGCCGTGTTACCGGTGTCTGTTCCCGTCCGCGCCGGAGCCGGGCGAGGTGCCGAACTGTGCGGAGACGGGTGTGTTGGGTGTCCTCCCCGGTGTCGTCGGCTCGCTCCAGGCGACGGAGGCGGTGAAGCTGCTCGTCGACCACGGCGACCCGCTCGTCGGCCGGCTCCTCTTCTACGACGCCGCCGACCTGACGACCGAGACGGTCGCCTACGAGCACAACCCGGACTGTCCCGTCTGTGGCGACGACCCAGTCGCGTCGCTGGACGAGTTCGCGTACGACGACCGCTGTCGACTCGTCGCGGAGTGA
- a CDS encoding PaaI family thioesterase, protein MSVAALLNDLPFVQHMGIEVVEAADGHAVAELELAEEHTTVPSGPVAHGGVAYALADTVGGAAVISLHHRPTPTVDMRIDYHAPATDDLRAEADVVRDGGSVASADVRVESVDGTHVASARGVFKTGGSDDGGPWGAREDRDLE, encoded by the coding sequence GTGAGTGTCGCGGCGCTGTTGAACGACCTCCCGTTCGTCCAGCACATGGGCATCGAGGTCGTCGAGGCAGCCGACGGCCACGCGGTCGCCGAACTCGAACTGGCGGAGGAACACACGACGGTCCCCTCCGGACCCGTCGCACACGGCGGGGTCGCGTACGCGCTGGCCGACACCGTCGGCGGCGCGGCGGTGATCTCCCTCCACCACCGACCGACGCCGACGGTCGACATGCGGATCGACTACCACGCCCCCGCGACCGACGACCTGCGCGCGGAGGCGGACGTGGTCCGGGACGGCGGGAGCGTCGCCAGCGCGGACGTGCGCGTCGAGAGCGTCGACGGGACCCACGTCGCCAGCGCTCGCGGCGTGTTCAAGACCGGCGGCAGCGACGACGGCGGCCCGTGGGGTGCCCGCGAGGACCGTGACCTGGAGTAG
- a CDS encoding transcription initiation factor IIB family protein, which produces MTRDTRTDGRQTGAGGTDVETHEHDDVAPEEGGGGAPGGPPLTDGGERIRERPERTDDRTTTADETEANGDRTTTAEATEVETADERDRCPECGGTVVNDATHGETVCADCGLVVEEDEIDRGPEWRAFDSSERDQKSRVGAPTTNMLHDHGLSTNIGWQDRDAYGNTLSASQRQKMQRLRTWNERLRTSDHSERNLKQALGEIERMASALGLPENVRETASVIYRRALEEDLLPGRSIEGIATASLHAAARMAGVPRSIDEVARVSRVDEETFQRAYRYIVKELELEVQPADPAEYLPRFASKLELSDETERRARELLATGKEAAVHSGKSPVGLAAAALYAAGVLTNADLTQKQVSEVTDISEVTIRNRYQELLETAAAAEEADGAGTPPSNGDGGEVPVGVDG; this is translated from the coding sequence ATGACACGAGACACTCGAACGGACGGTCGGCAGACCGGCGCGGGCGGGACCGACGTGGAGACGCACGAACACGACGACGTAGCCCCCGAGGAGGGAGGTGGTGGCGCACCGGGTGGTCCACCACTGACGGACGGCGGCGAGCGGATCCGCGAGCGGCCGGAGCGGACCGACGACCGGACGACGACTGCCGACGAGACGGAGGCGAACGGCGACCGGACGACGACTGCAGAAGCGACCGAGGTGGAGACGGCCGACGAGCGAGACCGCTGTCCCGAGTGTGGTGGGACGGTCGTCAACGACGCGACCCACGGCGAGACCGTCTGTGCCGACTGTGGGCTCGTCGTCGAAGAGGACGAGATCGACCGCGGGCCGGAGTGGCGCGCGTTCGACTCGAGCGAGCGCGACCAGAAGAGTCGGGTCGGGGCGCCGACGACGAACATGCTCCACGACCACGGACTCTCGACGAACATCGGCTGGCAGGACCGGGACGCCTACGGCAACACGCTGTCGGCGAGCCAGCGCCAGAAGATGCAGCGGCTCCGCACGTGGAACGAGCGCCTCCGCACCTCCGACCACAGCGAGCGGAACCTGAAGCAGGCGCTCGGGGAGATCGAGCGGATGGCCTCCGCGTTGGGCCTGCCGGAGAACGTCCGCGAGACGGCCAGCGTGATCTACCGGCGGGCGCTGGAGGAGGACCTCCTCCCCGGCCGCTCCATCGAGGGGATCGCGACGGCGTCGTTACACGCCGCCGCGCGGATGGCGGGAGTCCCCCGGTCGATCGACGAGGTGGCACGCGTCTCCCGTGTGGACGAGGAGACGTTCCAGCGGGCGTACCGCTACATCGTCAAGGAGTTGGAGTTGGAGGTCCAGCCCGCGGACCCGGCGGAGTACCTGCCGCGGTTCGCCTCGAAGCTGGAGCTGTCCGACGAGACGGAGCGGCGGGCCCGCGAGTTGCTCGCGACCGGCAAGGAGGCGGCGGTCCACTCCGGGAAGTCGCCGGTCGGACTCGCCGCCGCCGCACTGTACGCGGCGGGCGTGTTGACCAACGCGGACCTCACACAGAAGCAGGTCAGCGAGGTGACGGACATCTCCGAGGTGACGATCCGCAACCGGTACCAGGAGCTGTTGGAGACCGCCGCCGCGGCCGAGGAGGCCGACGGTGCCGGGACGCCACCCTCGAACGGAGACGGCGGCGAGGTCCCGGTCGGCGTCGACGGCTGA